In Dehalococcoidia bacterium, a single genomic region encodes these proteins:
- a CDS encoding VOC family protein, with the protein MFKWIDHIVVAVNNLEQAVQDYEKRLGLKPTGEVGKAHPHLGLRNAYFYLGTSGRFIELAEPLGPDTPLGRTLQRRGEGIHLVALAVEDLAQARDALKSRGVQLIEAGGLVFIHPKDTHGILFQLVERKGEK; encoded by the coding sequence GTGTTCAAATGGATTGACCACATCGTGGTGGCGGTGAACAACCTGGAGCAGGCAGTGCAGGACTATGAGAAGCGCCTGGGACTGAAGCCCACAGGGGAGGTGGGCAAGGCTCATCCCCACCTGGGCCTGCGCAACGCCTACTTCTACCTGGGCACCTCGGGGCGCTTCATTGAACTGGCCGAGCCCCTCGGCCCCGATACCCCCCTGGGGCGCACCCTCCAGCGGCGGGGCGAGGGGATTCACCTGGTGGCCCTGGCGGTGGAGGACCTGGCCCAGGCCCGCGACGCCCTCAAAAGCCGAGGAGTGCAGCTCATTGAAGCCGGGGGACTGGTGTTCATTCACCCCAAAGACACCCACGGCATCCTGTTCCAACTGGTGGAGCGCAAGGGGGAAAAGTAG
- a CDS encoding mandelate racemase: MKITGLTVRLVKWEAPPYRSGRNTFGGVKQLGVLAVHTDAGVEGYAFLGSPRQGADAFVGPLMEFLKPLVVGRNPLDIGALWGEMWRLNRVVSTQAIGAVDIALWDIAGKVAGLPIHRLLGTCREKVPAYASSPSWPRVEDYVEEALRFRARGWTAYKIHPHGNPQMDIAICRAVRQAVGDTMTLMLDSMWAYTYEDAIRVGRALEDLDYYWYEDPLAEEDIYNYTKLCQKLDIPIMSVEWVPGRFYGTPIWILQKATDILRGDVAVSGGITPLLKIAHLAEAFRMKCEIHHGGNSLNNVANLHVIMAIPNCDYYEHFPSTGANEFGLVEDIRVDSQGYVHAPTKPGLGYEIDWERIRHATLQVLQ, encoded by the coding sequence GTGAAAATCACTGGGCTCACCGTTCGGTTGGTCAAATGGGAGGCCCCGCCCTACCGTTCGGGGCGCAACACCTTCGGAGGGGTGAAGCAGTTGGGTGTTCTGGCCGTTCACACCGATGCAGGCGTGGAGGGGTATGCTTTCCTGGGCTCCCCACGCCAGGGGGCGGACGCCTTTGTCGGCCCTCTGATGGAGTTCCTAAAGCCCCTGGTAGTGGGGCGTAACCCCCTGGACATCGGGGCCCTCTGGGGGGAGATGTGGCGTTTGAACCGTGTCGTCTCCACCCAGGCCATCGGCGCAGTGGATATAGCCCTGTGGGACATCGCTGGGAAGGTGGCGGGCCTGCCCATTCACCGCCTGCTGGGCACCTGCCGGGAGAAGGTGCCCGCCTACGCCAGCTCCCCCTCCTGGCCTCGGGTGGAGGACTATGTGGAGGAGGCCCTGCGCTTCCGCGCCCGGGGGTGGACGGCTTACAAAATCCACCCCCATGGCAACCCCCAAATGGACATCGCCATCTGCCGCGCCGTGCGCCAGGCCGTGGGCGATACCATGACCCTTATGCTGGACTCCATGTGGGCCTACACCTACGAGGACGCCATTCGGGTGGGACGCGCCTTGGAGGACCTGGACTACTACTGGTACGAGGACCCCCTGGCCGAAGAGGACATCTACAACTACACCAAACTCTGCCAGAAACTGGACATCCCCATCATGTCGGTGGAGTGGGTGCCTGGGCGCTTCTACGGGACGCCCATCTGGATTCTGCAGAAGGCCACGGACATCCTGCGGGGGGATGTGGCGGTGTCGGGGGGCATTACCCCCTTGCTGAAAATCGCCCACCTGGCCGAGGCCTTCCGCATGAAGTGCGAAATCCATCACGGGGGCAACTCCCTCAACAATGTGGCCAATCTGCATGTGATCATGGCTATTCCCAACTGCGACTACTACGAGCACTTCCCCTCCACGGGGGCCAACGAGTTCGGCCTGGTGGAGGACATCCGTGTGGACAGCCAGGGCTATGTCCACGCCCCCACCAAGCCTGGCCTGGGCTATGAGATCGATTGGGAGCGCATCCGCCACGCCACCCTGCAGGTTCTGCAATAG
- a CDS encoding sodium-dependent transporter, with product MQGQKPSTQERWSSRLGFILATIGSAIGVGNLWRFPYLVGMNGGGAFLVPYFLAIALCGLPILMLELAGGRRFRQGVVGTFRAVRPVAGLVGAFIAFSSFLLLSYYLVVVGWAWGYLVHSLGGSFPAFGAYTSGYNSVLFFLVLCGVTVGIVGLGVRRGIELASRILMPTLFLLVLGLAVFCTTLPGWREGIVFYLYPKPSALADPLVWAAAFGQVFFSVGVGMGVMITYGSYAQEKEPIASSSLWIVLADASAALLAGFVVFPIVFSYGGEPAAGPGLAFDTLPHLFRQFSGATGQVVAGLFYLLLGIAGIGPSVSLLQTALVGLEEGIGVPRRRALPLVAVALVLLGLPSALSYSGGGLRLAGAPVLDILDNLTGLVLLPLGVLATAVVLGWLAPTRLMVTDVQRGFVGWSGTWLVRFAVPLSILGVLGATVFQRLVR from the coding sequence GTGCAGGGGCAGAAGCCTTCTACCCAGGAGCGGTGGTCGTCCCGCCTGGGCTTCATTTTGGCCACCATCGGCTCCGCCATCGGGGTGGGGAACCTGTGGCGTTTCCCCTACCTGGTGGGGATGAACGGGGGCGGGGCCTTCCTGGTGCCCTACTTCCTGGCTATCGCCTTGTGTGGATTGCCCATCCTGATGCTGGAACTGGCGGGGGGCAGGCGCTTTCGGCAGGGAGTGGTGGGCACCTTCCGGGCGGTGCGCCCCGTCGCAGGGCTGGTGGGGGCCTTTATCGCCTTCTCGTCTTTCCTGCTTCTCAGTTACTATCTGGTGGTGGTGGGCTGGGCGTGGGGCTACCTGGTGCACAGCCTGGGTGGCTCCTTCCCCGCCTTCGGTGCGTATACCTCCGGCTACAACTCGGTGCTGTTCTTCCTGGTGCTGTGCGGGGTTACGGTGGGCATTGTGGGGCTGGGGGTGCGCCGGGGCATTGAACTGGCCAGCCGTATCCTGATGCCCACTTTGTTCCTGCTGGTGCTGGGCCTGGCCGTGTTCTGCACCACCCTACCAGGCTGGAGGGAGGGCATCGTCTTTTACCTGTACCCGAAGCCCTCGGCGTTGGCCGATCCTTTGGTCTGGGCCGCCGCCTTCGGACAGGTCTTCTTCTCGGTGGGTGTGGGGATGGGGGTGATGATTACCTACGGATCCTACGCCCAGGAGAAGGAGCCTATCGCCTCCTCGTCGTTGTGGATCGTGCTGGCCGATGCGTCGGCGGCCCTGCTGGCGGGGTTTGTGGTGTTCCCCATTGTGTTCTCCTACGGCGGGGAGCCGGCGGCCGGCCCCGGCCTGGCCTTTGATACTCTGCCCCACCTGTTCCGCCAGTTTTCGGGGGCCACGGGGCAGGTGGTGGCGGGGCTGTTCTACCTGCTGTTGGGCATTGCGGGGATTGGCCCTTCGGTCTCCCTGTTGCAGACGGCGCTGGTGGGCCTAGAGGAGGGGATAGGGGTACCCCGGCGGCGCGCATTGCCCCTGGTGGCGGTGGCCCTGGTGCTTCTGGGCCTGCCCAGCGCCCTCAGTTACAGTGGTGGCGGCCTGCGCCTGGCGGGTGCCCCAGTGCTGGACATCCTGGACAACCTGACGGGGCTGGTGCTCCTGCCCTTGGGGGTGTTGGCAACGGCGGTGGTGCTGGGGTGGCTCGCCCCCACGCGCCTGATGGTAACCGATGTGCAGAGGGGCTTTGTGGGGTGGTCGGGCACCTGGCTGGTGCGCTTTGCGGTGCCCCTCTCCATCCTGGGGGTGCTGGGGGCTACGGTGTTCCAACGCCTGGTGCGCTAG